In the Rhodopirellula bahusiensis genome, AATTGAACCGCCGGTACTGGCAGCAGCTCGCGGACGTCGAATGACGCGAGATCGTCTCTCGCTCAATTCGTCGCTATTCGTTCGTTTGCTGTGACGAGATGTGCGCGCGGATCAGGTGGGCGGGAACCATCTTGGACAGCTTGGCACCCGATACGTCGTGAACCACGCCGACGTAAATGCCGATCACCGTCAGTTCTCCGTCCGGCTGGTTGTTCAGGAAAGCTGGGCCGCCGCTGGTTCCTTGAGCGAGGGCTGGCGAGCAATACACGATTGGTTCGTGCCCCCAACTATTCGCCGTGCTCGTTTCGCGAGATGCGACATGCCCCACCACCGCGACGGGTGAGATCACATCACCGGCTCCGATGGCCAGCGGAAACCCGACCGTCACGACTTCGGTCGTGCGAGGCGGGGTTTCGGTGCAAATGGAATCCAAAGAGATCGAGAGTGCAGAAAGATGAGAACGGTACGTTTCAGCACCATCGACATCGGGAAGCTCTGCGATCGCGAAGTCGGATTGCTCGTTTCGTTGCCACGGATTGGTCGATGTTCGGAAGAATGTCTTGAGCGATACCCACTGCGTCACGCCATCTGGATCTCGATACCGAAGCTTGCTCTTGAGGTTTGTTTCAGATGAAGCGTGGCCAGCCGTCACGAGATACAACCGCTCGTCTGCGTTGACGAGAAACGCCGAGCAAAGCTTGCCTGTGTCAGGTTTCGATTCGACCTGGCTTTGAATGCAAACAACTCTGTCCCACGCTTCAATCGGCTTGGGTTCAGACGCATCGATCGACGCTGAGAATGCCACCACGGCAATGGCCAATGCGGACGCATTTCTTACCAGGGAATGGATGCGGTGCATGAATTCGTTGCCAAGCTCGTGAGAGGAAAGAAGTCGCAACTACTCACCAAGGTTGCGTGGACACTGGTTTCTTTGATGAGCATCGATCACCTCGACCCTTTTGACATCCACCACGGTTCCTTCCCACGATCACTTTAGCCGTTTGGCGTTAGCCACGGTTCGCTTCAGCAAGCTCAAACGGTCTATCCAAACTGATGCTGCGAGTCAACGTATGCCGCGTTTGTATTGTGTTTGGTCGAACGCATCCAACTCGACGTCCAGTTCGTGGCCGTGGATGCTTAATTGCCATCCAACTCATCGGGCATTGATTGATCTTTGAACGCTCCGCGGACCTCAGGATCACGGAGTAGTCTCAATGCCCAAATCCCGAATGGGATGCCTAGCCAGACGAAGGGTGTCAGCAAGGGAACGCACGCGAGAATCGATCCGATGCGTGCCATTCGGTACGATTCTAGAAACCCAAGCTTGGCAGCGCCAATGGAGATCACAATCATCGACACGAGTTGTGCGGCGGCGGTGCCGGTCGCGATCAACGAAATCCCAGAACCAAGCTGCTGGTAATAGACAAAGCCTGCTGAAACAAGATGGATCGTCACAAGCACGGCATGGATCGACGCCATGATGAGCAGTGCGGTCGCTGGTCGCGAAACTCGTTTGCGAACGGCTTGATGGCTGAGATCAAAACTGGCATCAGACTGCGGCGGTCGATAAGGGTTTGTCAACAGATTTGATCTTCACAATCGATTTTGATTGGGGAAGGACGCTCGGTTGGCGGGCGAGGAGACCACATGTTCAAAACTTCGATGCGCGTCTGATCGGAGTTCACGCGTCTTGGTTTGCCTGTTTCGACGTGCCGTGATGAG is a window encoding:
- a CDS encoding S1 family peptidase; the protein is MHRIHSLVRNASALAIAVVAFSASIDASEPKPIEAWDRVVCIQSQVESKPDTGKLCSAFLVNADERLYLVTAGHASSETNLKSKLRYRDPDGVTQWVSLKTFFRTSTNPWQRNEQSDFAIAELPDVDGAETYRSHLSALSISLDSICTETPPRTTEVVTVGFPLAIGAGDVISPVAVVGHVASRETSTANSWGHEPIVYCSPALAQGTSGGPAFLNNQPDGELTVIGIYVGVVHDVSGAKLSKMVPAHLIRAHISSQQTNE